The following are encoded together in the Blautia obeum ATCC 29174 genome:
- a CDS encoding substrate-binding domain-containing protein, with amino-acid sequence MKKTVVCMLIAAMTMGSMVTPVFADGEGDATHIYVLTAPEDHGWTGSVATFAKEKIEEVNDAGTYSAELITSADAAEQIVNIEDIIAAGEDNIAVVIQPIDDTVQSAIQQLVDAEIPYVAFDRIIEGVADSAVSNVKGDNEGIGAACAAYYTEQGLKPGDAVYVYEGDTSSVTTLRDEGFTKYLTGELEYDGKTIADDAKWSEDDLKSITYSGAMNWSRSDTKTAYESLLGDASNADIKWFYAEDDELAMGILEALQGGGIDDATKEKFLGNAPYLTGCGGLDELYAVLRGESFTDIADQFGGIVSVTYSPAMIQTAIQDMVDYLDGKDVEQDHVIACEIVNKDNVKDYPSF; translated from the coding sequence ATGAAGAAAACAGTAGTTTGCATGCTGATCGCAGCTATGACAATGGGTAGTATGGTTACTCCAGTATTTGCGGACGGAGAAGGAGATGCTACACACATTTATGTACTGACAGCTCCGGAAGATCATGGCTGGACTGGTTCCGTAGCAACATTCGCAAAAGAAAAAATCGAAGAAGTAAATGACGCAGGAACTTACAGTGCAGAGCTGATCACATCTGCAGATGCAGCAGAACAGATTGTCAACATCGAAGATATCATCGCAGCTGGTGAAGACAACATCGCTGTTGTTATTCAGCCAATCGATGATACTGTTCAGTCTGCAATCCAGCAGCTGGTTGACGCTGAGATCCCATATGTAGCTTTTGACCGAATCATTGAAGGCGTAGCTGACAGTGCAGTATCCAACGTAAAAGGTGACAACGAAGGTATCGGTGCAGCATGTGCGGCTTACTATACAGAGCAGGGATTAAAACCTGGTGATGCAGTTTATGTATACGAAGGAGATACTTCTTCTGTAACAACTCTCCGTGATGAAGGATTCACAAAGTACCTTACCGGAGAACTGGAATACGATGGAAAAACAATTGCAGACGATGCAAAATGGTCTGAAGACGATCTGAAATCTATCACATATTCAGGTGCTATGAACTGGAGCCGTTCTGATACAAAGACAGCCTATGAATCTCTGCTCGGAGATGCATCCAACGCAGATATCAAATGGTTCTATGCAGAAGACGATGAACTTGCAATGGGTATCCTTGAAGCTCTTCAGGGCGGCGGAATCGACGATGCAACAAAAGAAAAATTCCTCGGAAATGCACCTTATCTGACAGGCTGTGGCGGACTGGATGAGCTTTATGCAGTACTTCGTGGTGAATCCTTCACAGATATCGCAGATCAGTTTGGTGGTATTGTATCTGTAACTTACAGTCCTGCAATGATCCAGACAGCAATCCAGGATATGGTTGATTATCTGGATGGAAAAGATGTAGAACAGGATCACGTAATTGCCTGCGAAATCGTAAATAAGGACAACGTAAAAGATTATCCTTCTTTCTAA
- a CDS encoding sugar phosphate isomerase/epimerase family protein: MKIGLVSAILEDYDFKKMIDTVSEIGYECVEVACWPKAKAERRYAGVSHIDVANLGDKEAEEILSYCKEKNVEISSLAFYPNTMDGNLEKRAANIEHLYKVIDASKKLGINLVTTFIGRDQTKTVEENLELVKKIWIPIVRYAEEKKVRIAIENCPMLFDGDQWPGGQNLMTTPVIWRKVFDILDSDYIGINYDPSHFVWQMIDYIQPLYEFRDKIFHVHYKDIKLFKEKLKECGTMAYPLQYMKPKLPGLGDVDWGKYVSALTDIGFEGYTCIEIEDKSFEGSEERVLDSLKLSLRYMRQFVI; this comes from the coding sequence GTGAAGATAGGGTTAGTCAGTGCAATACTGGAAGATTATGATTTCAAAAAAATGATCGATACGGTTTCAGAGATTGGCTATGAATGTGTGGAAGTTGCCTGCTGGCCGAAAGCCAAAGCAGAGCGCAGATATGCAGGAGTCAGCCACATCGACGTGGCAAATCTGGGAGACAAAGAAGCAGAAGAAATTCTTTCTTATTGCAAAGAGAAGAATGTGGAGATTTCTTCTCTGGCATTTTATCCGAATACCATGGATGGAAATCTGGAAAAAAGAGCTGCCAATATTGAACACTTATACAAAGTAATCGATGCAAGCAAAAAACTTGGAATTAACCTTGTTACAACCTTTATCGGAAGAGATCAGACAAAGACAGTAGAAGAAAATCTGGAACTGGTAAAAAAAATCTGGATTCCGATCGTGCGTTACGCAGAGGAAAAGAAAGTTCGTATTGCAATCGAAAACTGCCCGATGCTCTTTGACGGAGATCAGTGGCCAGGTGGACAGAACCTGATGACAACACCGGTAATCTGGAGAAAAGTCTTTGATATTCTTGACAGTGATTATATCGGAATCAATTATGATCCATCTCATTTTGTATGGCAGATGATTGATTACATCCAGCCGCTTTACGAGTTTAGAGATAAAATCTTCCATGTACATTACAAAGACATTAAACTTTTCAAAGAAAAACTGAAAGAGTGTGGAACAATGGCATATCCACTTCAGTACATGAAACCAAAGCTTCCGGGACTGGGAGATGTGGATTGGGGCAAATATGTGTCTGCATTAACAGACATTGGATTTGAAGGATATACCTGTATTGAAATTGAAGATAAATCTTTCGAAGGTTCCGAAGAAAGAGTTCTGGACAGCTTGAAACTTTCTCTGAGATATATGAGACAGTTTGTAATCTGA
- a CDS encoding Gfo/Idh/MocA family protein — protein sequence MVKVGIIGCGKIAQVRHIPEYLDNPNAKLTGLYDLNLQRAKELAEKYDCKSYESVEEMLADPEIDAVSVCVANHVHAEITIAALKAGKHVLCEKPMATKLKDCQMMVDTAEQMSKKLMIGQNQRFAKAHAEAKKLIERGDIGSVLTFKTTFGHGGPETWSVDAGPQNWFFDKKRAAMGAMADLGVHKTDLIQYLLNDTVEETTAKVTTLDKKDSNGNLIGVDDNAICIYKMKSGIIGTMTASWTYYGEEDNSTIIYGTEGMLKIYHDPKYCIELIRKDGGKVFYDIDQIQTNDNQTKSGIIDAFVESVENDTEPAVPGKSVLSAMKAIFGSLKSSELGRTVRVDEEELE from the coding sequence ATGGTAAAAGTCGGGATTATAGGATGTGGAAAGATTGCACAGGTTCGTCATATTCCGGAATATCTGGATAATCCGAATGCAAAGCTGACTGGCCTTTATGATCTGAATCTGCAGCGGGCAAAAGAACTTGCTGAAAAATATGACTGTAAGTCTTATGAAAGCGTTGAGGAGATGCTGGCAGATCCGGAAATTGATGCAGTCAGTGTATGTGTGGCAAATCATGTGCATGCTGAAATTACGATTGCAGCATTAAAAGCCGGAAAACATGTACTTTGTGAAAAACCGATGGCAACAAAATTAAAAGACTGCCAGATGATGGTGGATACAGCAGAGCAGATGAGCAAAAAACTTATGATCGGTCAGAATCAGAGATTTGCAAAAGCCCATGCAGAAGCAAAAAAACTCATCGAGCGTGGAGATATCGGAAGCGTTCTTACTTTCAAAACAACATTCGGACATGGCGGTCCGGAAACATGGAGTGTAGATGCTGGTCCGCAAAACTGGTTCTTTGATAAGAAGAGAGCTGCAATGGGAGCAATGGCAGATCTTGGAGTACATAAGACAGACCTGATCCAGTACCTGCTTAATGATACAGTAGAGGAAACAACTGCAAAAGTTACGACTCTGGATAAGAAAGACAGTAATGGAAACCTGATTGGAGTAGATGACAATGCCATCTGTATTTACAAAATGAAGAGCGGAATCATCGGAACGATGACAGCCAGCTGGACGTATTATGGTGAGGAGGATAATTCCACGATCATCTATGGAACAGAAGGAATGCTCAAGATTTATCATGACCCGAAATATTGTATCGAACTGATCCGCAAAGATGGAGGAAAAGTGTTCTACGATATTGATCAGATTCAGACAAATGATAATCAGACAAAATCAGGAATCATTGATGCCTTTGTAGAATCTGTAGAAAATGATACAGAACCGGCTGTTCCGGGGAAAAGCGTACTCAGTGCAATGAAAGCAATTTTCGGAAGTCTGAAATCAAGCGAACTTGGAAGAACCGTTCGCGTAGATGAGGAGGAATTAGAGTGA
- a CDS encoding EutP/PduV family microcompartment system protein, which translates to MKKVFLMGRSEAGKTSLTQALKGEELHYHKTQYTNSNEDTIDSPGEYAESKHFSVGLACFSFEADVVAIVQAADEPFNLFSDGSRCFLLRPLIGIITKVDSPYANLPMVRQWMQNMGCEHIFEVNNVTREGIPELMAYLQDDLPKLTLEQAKFKQSLGLNEWQPLPEGVEYPKDIR; encoded by the coding sequence ATGAAAAAAGTTTTCTTAATGGGGCGAAGTGAAGCTGGTAAGACTTCTTTGACACAGGCGTTGAAGGGTGAAGAATTACATTATCACAAAACCCAGTATACAAATTCAAATGAAGATACGATCGATTCACCGGGAGAATACGCAGAATCCAAGCATTTCAGCGTCGGACTGGCGTGTTTTTCTTTTGAGGCAGATGTTGTTGCAATCGTGCAGGCGGCAGATGAACCATTCAACTTATTCAGTGATGGCAGCAGATGTTTCCTTTTGAGACCGCTGATCGGTATTATTACAAAGGTTGATTCTCCATATGCTAATTTACCAATGGTTCGTCAGTGGATGCAGAATATGGGATGTGAGCATATTTTTGAGGTGAATAATGTTACACGTGAAGGTATTCCTGAATTGATGGCGTATCTTCAGGATGATCTTCCGAAGCTGACACTTGAACAGGCTAAGTTTAAGCAGAGCCTTGGGCTGAACGAATGGCAGCCATTGCCGGAAGGTGTGGAATATCCGAAAGATATTCGATAA
- a CDS encoding BMC domain-containing protein, which produces MEERITREELLERLFHDDYENLKGRKLRLTRVRVPGKSLDFAHVITPSDPAVYQNLALNIGVHEGEDHTGESIGIMRVTPWEAIVVATDVAVKAADVQVGFMDRFSGALIILGGLSQVMTAVEEVVKFFRDELHFDVCEIHKS; this is translated from the coding sequence ATGGAAGAACGTATAACGAGAGAAGAACTTCTCGAGAGACTGTTTCATGATGATTATGAGAATCTGAAAGGAAGGAAGCTTCGTCTGACGCGTGTACGGGTTCCGGGTAAGTCTCTTGATTTTGCACATGTAATCACTCCTTCAGATCCGGCTGTTTATCAGAACCTGGCACTCAACATTGGTGTTCACGAAGGAGAAGATCATACAGGTGAATCCATTGGTATTATGCGCGTTACGCCATGGGAGGCCATTGTGGTTGCAACAGATGTTGCAGTGAAGGCGGCAGATGTTCAGGTAGGATTTATGGATCGTTTCAGTGGAGCACTGATTATACTTGGCGGTTTATCGCAGGTGATGACTGCAGTAGAAGAAGTTGTGAAATTTTTTCGTGATGAGCTGCATTTCGATGTATGTGAGATTCACAAAAGCTGA
- a CDS encoding BMC domain-containing protein produces MANEHNDQIRIVQETVAGKEITFAHVMGGPAPIIYQKLGLNPQVDYRSSAIGIMNMTPSESAVIASDIAVKSGNVYLGFADRFTGTMIITGEISDVMSAMTEVVDYFRDTLGYVVCNITKR; encoded by the coding sequence ATGGCAAATGAACATAACGATCAGATCAGAATCGTGCAGGAGACGGTAGCAGGTAAGGAAATTACTTTTGCCCATGTAATGGGTGGCCCGGCTCCGATCATATATCAGAAACTTGGACTGAACCCACAGGTGGATTACCGTTCATCTGCAATCGGAATCATGAACATGACACCATCTGAATCAGCAGTTATCGCATCCGATATTGCAGTAAAGAGCGGTAACGTTTATCTTGGATTTGCGGATCGTTTCACAGGAACCATGATCATCACAGGAGAAATCTCTGATGTTATGTCTGCAATGACAGAAGTTGTGGATTATTTCCGTGATACACTGGGATATGTAGTCTGCAACATCACCAAAAGATAG
- the trpS gene encoding tryptophan--tRNA ligase translates to MKQVILTGDRPTGRLHVGHYVGSLKERVKLQNSGDYDEVYIMIADAQALTDNAEHPEKVRQNIIQVALDYLACGIDPAKSTIFIQSMVPELTELTFYYMNLVTVARVQRNPTVKAEIQMRNFEASIPVGFFCYPISQAADITAFRATHVPVGEDQLPMLEQCKEIVHKFNTVYGETLTDPKIVLPSNKACLRLPGIDGKAKMSKSLGNCIYLSDEEADVKKKIMSMFTDPNHLRVQDPGRVEGNPVFIYLEAFCKPEYFPEFLPEYQNLEELEDHYRRGGLGDVKVKKFLNNVMQAELGPIRARRKEWEQRIPDVMDILKEGSRVAEAKAAETLNDVKASMRINYFDSDQSDMYQK, encoded by the coding sequence ATGAAACAGGTTATTTTAACTGGTGACCGTCCTACCGGAAGACTTCATGTAGGACATTATGTAGGCTCACTGAAAGAACGTGTTAAACTTCAGAATTCCGGTGATTATGATGAAGTTTATATTATGATTGCAGATGCGCAGGCGCTGACAGACAATGCGGAACATCCGGAAAAAGTACGTCAGAATATCATTCAGGTTGCATTGGATTATCTGGCATGCGGGATCGATCCGGCAAAATCTACAATCTTTATTCAGTCTATGGTACCGGAACTGACAGAACTGACTTTTTATTATATGAACCTTGTTACGGTTGCACGTGTGCAGCGTAACCCTACCGTTAAAGCTGAAATTCAGATGCGTAACTTTGAGGCAAGCATTCCGGTTGGTTTCTTCTGTTATCCAATCAGCCAGGCAGCAGATATCACAGCTTTTCGTGCAACTCATGTGCCGGTTGGCGAGGATCAGCTTCCAATGCTTGAACAGTGTAAGGAGATCGTACACAAATTTAATACAGTATATGGCGAAACTCTTACCGATCCAAAGATTGTCCTGCCATCCAATAAGGCATGCTTACGTCTGCCTGGTATTGACGGCAAAGCCAAAATGAGTAAATCTCTTGGCAACTGCATTTATCTTTCTGATGAGGAAGCGGATGTTAAGAAGAAGATCATGTCCATGTTTACGGATCCGAATCATCTTCGTGTCCAGGATCCTGGTCGTGTAGAAGGTAACCCGGTATTTATTTACCTGGAAGCATTCTGCAAACCGGAATATTTCCCGGAATTCCTTCCAGAATATCAGAATCTCGAAGAACTTGAAGATCATTACCGCAGAGGCGGTCTTGGTGATGTTAAGGTTAAGAAATTCCTGAATAATGTTATGCAGGCAGAACTTGGACCAATCCGTGCAAGAAGAAAAGAATGGGAACAGCGTATTCCGGATGTTATGGATATTCTCAAAGAAGGCAGCAGAGTAGCAGAAGCCAAGGCAGCTGAGACACTGAATGATGTCAAAGCATCTATGAGAATCAACTACTTTGACAGTGATCAGTCTGATATGTATCAGAAATAA
- a CDS encoding citrate/2-methylcitrate synthase, whose protein sequence is MADHEMLNLEEMGNLKDSMELLGEELMNGHRINPNLYVEYDVKRGLRDSAGKGVLTGLTEISDVTGYDLINGRKIPAHGRLYYQGYNVNDIVDGLKGRKFGFEETIYLLLFGRLPSDKDMEIFKNIMENFETLSGRFVRDVVMKASNGDIMNAMQRCILTLYTYDSKPEDISAENVLRQSIEMIAKLPLIAVYSYHSYRHFRRDETLFIRNPQKGLSLAENILLMLRPDGKYTELEAKVLDIALILHAEHGGGNNSTFTTHVVTSSGTDTYSSIAASIGSLKGPRHGGANLKVQNMFEDIEANVKDWTDEKEVEAYLRKILNKEAFDHTGLIYGMGHAVYTLSDPREVILKRFARDLAQEKGMMKEFALYELVERLAGRMVMEQRRLFKNVCANVDFYSGFVYTMLGIPKELFTPIFAIARIPGWSAHRLEEILNASKIIRPAYKYVGHHANFVPFEEREPEEGCEEVLRDLEKESPEQPEEQAETIEKEAPQDSTECPEEKK, encoded by the coding sequence ATGGCAGATCATGAGATGTTGAATCTTGAAGAGATGGGCAATTTGAAAGACAGCATGGAATTGCTTGGGGAAGAACTGATGAATGGTCACCGGATCAACCCGAATCTGTATGTAGAATATGATGTAAAAAGAGGCCTGCGTGACTCCGCAGGTAAAGGTGTCCTGACAGGGCTTACCGAGATTTCAGATGTAACAGGTTACGATCTTATTAATGGACGTAAGATCCCGGCACATGGAAGACTGTATTATCAGGGATATAATGTAAATGATATCGTAGATGGTCTTAAGGGACGTAAATTTGGTTTTGAAGAAACCATCTATCTGCTTCTGTTCGGAAGACTTCCGTCAGATAAAGATATGGAAATATTCAAAAATATCATGGAAAACTTTGAAACTCTGTCCGGACGTTTTGTGCGTGACGTTGTTATGAAAGCTTCCAACGGTGATATCATGAATGCAATGCAGAGATGTATTCTCACTCTGTACACCTATGATTCCAAACCAGAAGATATTTCTGCGGAAAATGTTCTTCGCCAGAGCATTGAAATGATCGCAAAACTGCCTTTGATTGCAGTATATTCCTATCATTCCTACAGACATTTCCGTCGTGATGAGACTTTGTTTATCCGTAATCCACAGAAAGGGCTTTCCCTTGCAGAAAACATCCTTCTGATGCTTCGACCGGATGGCAAATACACAGAACTGGAGGCGAAAGTACTTGATATTGCCCTGATTCTTCATGCAGAGCATGGTGGTGGTAACAACTCTACTTTTACGACACACGTAGTTACTTCTTCCGGAACAGATACTTATTCTTCTATTGCAGCATCTATCGGTTCGCTCAAAGGACCTCGTCATGGTGGTGCAAACCTTAAGGTACAGAACATGTTTGAGGATATCGAGGCGAATGTCAAAGACTGGACAGATGAGAAAGAGGTAGAAGCATATCTCCGCAAGATTCTGAATAAAGAAGCATTCGATCATACCGGTCTGATCTATGGTATGGGACATGCTGTTTATACACTTTCTGATCCGCGTGAAGTAATCCTGAAACGTTTTGCCAGAGACCTTGCACAGGAGAAGGGAATGATGAAAGAATTTGCCCTTTACGAACTGGTAGAACGTCTGGCAGGAAGAATGGTCATGGAACAGCGGAGACTTTTCAAAAATGTCTGCGCAAACGTAGACTTTTACAGTGGTTTCGTATATACTATGCTTGGAATCCCCAAAGAGCTGTTTACACCAATTTTCGCAATTGCACGTATTCCGGGATGGAGCGCACATCGTCTTGAGGAAATCCTCAATGCGAGCAAGATTATCCGTCCGGCATATAAATATGTGGGACATCATGCAAACTTCGTTCCGTTTGAAGAAAGAGAGCCGGAGGAAGGCTGCGAAGAAGTATTGCGGGATCTCGAAAAGGAATCCCCAGAACAGCCGGAAGAACAGGCAGAAACTATAGAAAAAGAGGCACCGCAGGATTCGACAGAGTGCCCTGAGGAGAAGAAATAA
- a CDS encoding arsenate reductase family protein → MLVLVYHKCSTCQKALKWLDEHKIFFEERPIIEENPTYEELKEWYEKSGMPLKKFFNTSGMLYKQMNLKDKLPEMSEDEQLKLLATDGMLVKRPLVVGEDFVLTGFREKEWEEKIRG, encoded by the coding sequence ATGTTAGTTTTAGTATATCACAAATGCAGCACCTGCCAGAAAGCCCTAAAATGGCTTGATGAACACAAGATTTTTTTCGAGGAGCGCCCGATCATAGAGGAAAATCCTACATATGAAGAATTGAAAGAATGGTATGAAAAAAGTGGAATGCCACTTAAGAAATTTTTTAACACCAGTGGCATGCTCTACAAGCAGATGAACCTCAAGGATAAACTTCCGGAGATGTCAGAGGATGAACAGCTGAAATTACTGGCAACAGATGGCATGCTTGTCAAACGCCCGCTTGTAGTAGGTGAAGATTTCGTCCTTACAGGATTTCGCGAGAAAGAGTGGGAAGAGAAGATTCGGGGCTAG
- a CDS encoding DUF3877 family protein, producing the protein MGYDKLERNLIDIIKEEQAKLGFFKEDIRLYYPLSSLNHFFSATDNADEMQARLNALPTSITEKLGQIEISHKGDRFCFHIPKEGTVYVHDNTAPNEFIKSLVELVAKHDCTMNEILDLFHTYSQNIITEEINNDEFDRLIRFADKPEDTYYYCFKDEGCHIIYHRFLPEDYADFDF; encoded by the coding sequence ATGGGCTATGATAAACTTGAACGAAATCTGATCGACATCATCAAGGAAGAACAGGCGAAACTCGGTTTCTTTAAAGAAGATATCCGTCTGTACTATCCGCTTTCTTCCCTGAATCATTTTTTCTCTGCCACAGACAATGCAGACGAGATGCAGGCCCGCCTGAATGCCTTACCGACATCCATCACAGAAAAGCTTGGACAGATCGAAATCTCTCACAAAGGAGATCGTTTCTGTTTTCACATCCCAAAAGAAGGAACCGTCTATGTGCATGATAACACCGCACCAAACGAATTCATCAAAAGTCTTGTGGAATTAGTAGCAAAACACGACTGCACGATGAATGAAATTCTGGATCTGTTCCATACTTATTCACAGAACATTATCACAGAAGAAATAAACAACGACGAATTTGACCGTCTGATCCGTTTTGCTGATAAACCAGAAGACACTTATTACTATTGTTTCAAAGACGAAGGCTGCCATATCATTTACCACCGCTTCCTGCCGGAAGATTACGCAGACTTCGATTTCTAA
- the bsh gene encoding choloylglycine hydrolase, translating into MCTAATYKTKDFYFGRTLDYEFSYGDQITITPRNYPFSFRHAGTKQTHYAIIGMAHVAGGYPLYYDAINEKGVGMAGLNFVGNAAYANVKPDVTNVAQFEFIPWILSQCASVAEVRTLLSHMNLVNTPFSEQFPLAQLHWIISDETASITVESIADGLHIYDNPVGVLTNNPPFPQQMFQLNNYMHISSKQPVNTFADDLTLTAYSRGMGALGLPGDLSSASRFARVAFTKMNSISGDSETESISQFFHILGSVDQQRGCCEVTEGKYEITLYTSCCNATKGIYYYTTYENHQISAVDMHRENLDGTTLICYPVIQGEQIHFQN; encoded by the coding sequence ATGTGTACAGCTGCAACTTATAAAACAAAAGATTTTTATTTTGGAAGAACACTGGACTACGAATTTTCTTACGGCGATCAGATTACGATCACTCCAAGGAATTATCCATTTTCTTTCCGGCATGCCGGTACAAAACAAACGCACTATGCGATCATCGGCATGGCTCATGTAGCCGGAGGTTATCCATTATATTATGATGCCATCAATGAAAAAGGTGTTGGCATGGCAGGACTGAATTTCGTTGGAAATGCTGCTTATGCCAATGTAAAACCGGATGTAACCAATGTTGCCCAATTCGAATTCATCCCGTGGATCTTAAGCCAGTGTGCTTCTGTCGCGGAAGTTCGCACACTTCTTTCCCACATGAATCTGGTCAATACTCCATTCAGCGAACAGTTTCCTCTGGCGCAGCTTCACTGGATCATCTCTGATGAAACTGCATCTATTACAGTAGAATCCATCGCAGACGGTCTGCATATCTACGATAATCCGGTCGGTGTACTCACAAATAACCCACCTTTTCCACAGCAGATGTTCCAGTTGAATAATTATATGCACATTTCTTCAAAACAGCCCGTAAATACTTTTGCAGATGATCTGACTCTTACTGCCTACAGCCGCGGAATGGGTGCCCTCGGACTTCCGGGGGATCTGTCTTCAGCTTCCCGTTTTGCACGTGTTGCTTTCACAAAGATGAATTCCATCTCCGGAGATTCTGAAACAGAAAGCATCAGCCAGTTTTTCCATATTCTTGGCTCCGTTGACCAGCAGAGGGGCTGTTGCGAGGTTACTGAGGGAAAATATGAAATCACACTCTATACATCCTGCTGTAACGCAACAAAAGGAATTTACTATTATACAACTTACGAAAACCACCAGATCAGTGCTGTTGATATGCACAGAGAAAATCTGGATGGAACTACTTTAATCTGTTATCCGGTCATTCAGGGTGAGCAGATTCATTTTCAGAATTAG
- a CDS encoding AraC family transcriptional regulator, producing the protein MQQALLDHLRVVTEEEQRILDGVAEVDKDLYTSGKDFTVDSAKMLSEGKLIAVRTHTRFVHFPSHRHNYIEVLYVCQGQLTNIIGGKEVVIHAGELLFLNQYTRHEILPAGEEDIAINFMILPEFFDVAYTMAGNNNVLADFLVNVLRQDEERGEYLHFKVAEVLQIQNLLENMIYSLVTGKGDQNRINQTTMGLIFLYLLESVQYAEMRLPNQYENMIIMTTLDYIEQQYKTATLTELCEKLHLPMHMLSKMIRKNTGFNFKELLQRKRLNKAVELMCETDLPISDIIAAVGYENGSYFHRVFKERYHTTPRAFRVANGKEERVRL; encoded by the coding sequence ATGCAGCAGGCTTTATTGGATCATTTAAGAGTTGTAACAGAAGAAGAACAGAGAATCCTGGATGGGGTTGCAGAGGTAGATAAGGACCTTTATACATCTGGGAAGGATTTCACGGTGGACAGTGCGAAAATGCTCAGTGAGGGCAAACTGATCGCTGTACGTACCCATACACGATTTGTGCATTTTCCATCGCACAGGCATAATTATATTGAGGTGCTTTATGTCTGCCAGGGACAGCTTACAAATATTATAGGTGGCAAAGAAGTCGTGATCCATGCAGGCGAACTGTTGTTTTTGAACCAGTATACGAGACATGAGATTCTGCCGGCGGGGGAAGAAGATATTGCAATCAACTTTATGATCCTTCCAGAGTTTTTTGATGTGGCCTATACGATGGCGGGGAATAATAATGTCCTTGCGGATTTTCTGGTCAATGTACTCAGACAGGATGAAGAGCGGGGAGAGTACCTGCATTTTAAGGTCGCAGAGGTGCTGCAGATCCAGAATCTCCTGGAGAATATGATCTATTCGCTTGTGACAGGGAAAGGAGATCAGAATCGGATTAACCAGACAACAATGGGACTGATCTTTCTTTATCTTCTGGAATCTGTGCAGTATGCAGAAATGCGCCTGCCAAATCAATATGAGAACATGATCATAATGACAACGTTGGATTATATTGAACAGCAGTACAAAACGGCAACACTTACAGAACTCTGCGAAAAATTGCATTTGCCGATGCATATGCTGAGTAAGATGATCCGGAAAAATACGGGATTTAATTTCAAAGAACTGCTTCAGCGCAAACGTCTGAACAAAGCTGTGGAACTGATGTGCGAGACAGATCTTCCGATCAGTGACATCATTGCAGCGGTTGGTTATGAGAATGGCAGTTATTTTCACCGGGTATTTAAAGAACGCTACCATACGACACCGAGAGCGTTCCGTGTGGCAAATGGAAAAGAAGAACGGGTGAGATTATAA